A window of the Spirochaetota bacterium genome harbors these coding sequences:
- the pyrE gene encoding orotate phosphoribosyltransferase, with amino-acid sequence MSSNRDKLFDILFTKSFIYREDPPFTLVSGRQSFYYFDCKATTLDAEGVTLIGEVMCDAIEPLIGPLAIDGIGGLTLGADPISISTAIAAGKRGRTISPLIVRKEPKKHGTQKWIEGDAGRVKNVVVIDDVITTGGSTITAIERLRESGLTVVKAAVIIDREEGGREGIEQTGVEVVSLFKRSDFDARRLGK; translated from the coding sequence ATGAGTTCCAATCGCGACAAGCTGTTCGACATCCTGTTCACCAAGTCCTTTATCTACCGGGAAGATCCGCCCTTTACCCTCGTATCGGGCCGCCAGAGCTTCTACTATTTTGACTGCAAGGCCACGACCCTCGACGCGGAAGGGGTGACCCTCATCGGCGAGGTCATGTGTGACGCCATTGAGCCCTTAATCGGCCCCCTGGCCATAGACGGCATCGGCGGCCTCACCCTCGGCGCCGATCCCATTTCCATATCCACGGCAATAGCCGCCGGGAAAAGGGGGCGGACGATATCGCCCCTCATCGTGCGCAAGGAGCCCAAGAAGCATGGGACGCAGAAGTGGATCGAAGGCGACGCCGGCCGGGTGAAGAACGTGGTTGTCATCGACGATGTCATTACCACCGGCGGCTCCACCATTACAGCAATCGAGCGGCTGCGTGAATCGGGGCTCACGGTGGTGAAGGCCGCGGTCATCATCGACCGTGAGGAAGGGGGGCGCGAGGGCATCGAGCAAACCGGGGTCGAGGTGGTCTCGCTCTTTAAAAGATCGGATTTTGATGCCCGCAGGCTCGGAAAATGA